The Euphorbia lathyris chromosome 2, ddEupLath1.1, whole genome shotgun sequence genome includes a window with the following:
- the LOC136217032 gene encoding protein SINE3, with translation MIENHTPQREDITSHRLKESRLKKIQKVPKRSLNAAFSTVIEEVSSETGKELTEFSPSSEASEFQSCVLSSSSHVSSEAFSDPNISNNSEDPIDVSMKHCIFHKLDGSVEVDIVSSFLHKARSQVLSSSDVDEQSKKLLDAVLKVVLDECYALPEERDFCAELVSARGRIPFLCIVLWSFIFSAILFFGLLSGSSYNGPLPT, from the exons ATGATAGAAAATCATACTCCTCAAAGGGAAGATATCACCAGTCATAGATTGAAGGAATCTCGATTGAAGAAAATCCAAAAG GTTCCTAAGAGAAGTTTGAATGCGGCGTTCAGTACCGTTATTGAAGAAGTTTCATCCGAGACCGGAAAGGAATTGACCGAGTTTTCTCCCTCTTCGGAGGCCTCAGAG TTTCAGAGCTGCGTCTTGTCGTCTAGTTCACATGTTTCATCGGAAGCATTTTCTGATCCTAATATTTCCAATAACTCTGAAGATCCGATTGATGTGTCTATGAAGCATTGCATATTCCACAAACTAGACGGTTCTGTTGAGGTAGATATAGTGTCGAGTTTTCTACATAAAGCTCGAAGTCAGGTGCTTAGCTCAAGTGATGTGGATGAGCAGTCTAAGAAACTTCTTGATGCAGTATTGAAGGTTGTTCTGGACGAATGCTATGCTCTGCCTGAAGAGAGAGACTTCTGCGCCGAACTTGTTTCAGCAAGAGGCCGTATCCCATTTCTATGTATCGTGCTTTGGAGCTTTATATTTTCTGCGATATTATTCTTTGGTTTGCTGTCGGGTAGCTCTTACAATGGACCGTTACCTACCTGA